Part of the Nerophis lumbriciformis linkage group LG24, RoL_Nlum_v2.1, whole genome shotgun sequence genome, CGTTGACGATACCCTCGACAAagatttttagtcaacaaaataacGAAGTACCGGTAGCTCTTGCATCTTGCAAGCCCTTCAGGAGCTCTTCTTCACACGTCCACTCTCCGTGCGCAGTGGCTGGAGCTGGTGGTGGGCTGGCTGGGCCGCGTCTTCGCCAGCCACATCCAGGGTGCGGCGTCTTCCAGCTCGGTGCTGAAGCAGTGGAGATGCCACATGCACCAGTTCTTCTGCAGGATCTACGTCAACATGAGGATCGAAGAGCTCTTCAGCATTATCCGAGGTGAGCGAAGATCGCCGTCAGGTTTACATTTCAAGAGGCGCTCATTGTCTTCCTCTTTCAGACTTCCCAGAATCCAAAGCCGCCATTGAAGACCTCAAGTTCTGTTTAGAAAGAACAAACCAACGCCAGCAGCTCCTCACCTCGCTCAAATCCACGTTTGAGAGCCGTCTGCTGCACCCTGGTGAGCTTGGATTGTCTCCTTTTTCTTTGAGGGCCATATTGCAGTTATGTACCACTGCTTTTTTTTAGAATTCtgccaacttagctgccagttttttacccgaAAAAATTTggtaccatttttttatttacagtaaacaacaaccgtagattttacgaaaaacactggcagctcatttaccactgtttttttaattctggcaactgccagttttttactgaaatacAAATGTggtacagttttttccatttaccgtaatacactgtaaaaacaacaactgtatgttttacagattaaaaaaatggcagctcagtcgtcaaaattttactgtaaaatttacggtggtttttacaacatattattgtaaatacaaaaacagtaccactgttttttgctttttttatcctggcaATTGAGCCAGAATAAAACAATGTTGTcggttttccatttacagtacacCGTAGAAACATCAgccatagattttactgtaaaaaactgacaactcagttaccagaattttactgtaaactatGTTTGTTTTACAACAATTTAGCgtacatggaaaaacagtacaaccgTTTTGTTACGGTgaaaaatggcagcttagttggcagagttttactgcaaaatttacggtggtttttacaacatattactgtaaatgctatGAGTACTACACCGTAAAAACAGCAACTGTAGATATTcactgtaaaaaagaaaaacatttgttgtaaaaaaacaacaacccaaaaacactatattttacagtaatattctggtgactgagttgcaattgttgtttttacggtttattactgtaaatgaaaaaacagtaccattgctttttacaggaaaaaaaacaagcagcttcattgccagaattttactgtaatatttacagtgttttttacaacatgtttttgttaatggaaaaacagtgggacgtttttttttgtttttttttaccataaccatacaccgtaaaaacaacaactgtagattatacgttaaacaaaaggcattaaaaaaaactgtggtttagtttttttcaatttacagtaaagtactgtaaaaaaaaaaaacacaataaaatctcttgtaatttttacagtgtacagtttgatggataacttgctttgaaatcctaagatatttaagtatttattttgaccaaaaatatttagaaagtatgataatataataattgtTCCAATATTGGATAcgattaaaaggtatgcaatttcatgcagtacatatatttcaAAATAGAAattacaaatacatttattaataaaaGAAAAGGTACTTTATTAAGTATACTGTATTATtttgggccacatctggccctggtgccttgagtttgacacatgtgtctTAAAGCGACAATACATAGAATAATAGACAGTTTCGTCTCTCCTCAGGTGTCCACACATCTGATATCCTTACCGTTTACATCTCGGCTATCAAGACACTTCGCGAGCTGGACCCGTCCATGGTCATCCTGCAGGTGGCCTGTCAGCCAATCCGAAAATACCTCAGGTGATTCCCGATGGGGACACGCCCCCTCTCGACAGTGCCAGTCAAACAGGCGTTTGAGAAACTGTTGTGCAATCAGGACGCGCGAGGACACGGTGCGGCAGATCGTGGACGGCCTGACCGGGGACGCAGTGACCGGCTGCACCGACCTGGCCTCGGAGCTGTCCCGGGGTGACCCGGTCACGCTGGAGATGCAGGACAGCGACGAGGAAGGCGGCGACCCGGAGAGCTGGACTCCGGACCCCACCGACGCCGTTGCCGGTCAGTGATTGCACTGCGGTAAGGTTTTAGCTCAGATGTGCGCGTGGCTCACGTTGTGTTTGCCTGCCAGACAAGTCGGGCCCCAAGCGGCGCTCGTCCGACATCATCAGCCTGCTGGTCAGCATCTACGGCAGTAAGGACATCTTCATCAACGAGTACAGGACAGTGCTGGCCGACCGGCTGCTGCAGCAGCTCAACTACAACACCGCCAGGTACGCCGCACAGGTCCCCGCTCTTCCTCTGGACCCAAGTGCTCGCCTTGTGTGTTGGCAGGGAGATTCGCAACGTGGAGCTGCTGAAGCTTCGCTTTGGAGAGTCACACATGCATTTCTGCGAGGTCATGCTGAAGGTAACAATGCTCTCGTCTTCCTCCTCCATGTGACACACTACAAACCTGTGCAGTTCGATCAGCCTTCATGTTGTCCGTGTGCTACCTACTCCTCCATTTGGCCAAGGTGGTCACAGTTTCAAACAATGTGAACAACTACACACGGCACTGTAGTGGAGGAAGTGACTGTTTCCATGCACACAATATTTACAATAAGAATAACCAACACATTCACAACTAGAATTTGCAATTTCAATGCTTGAATGTCAAGGGAGAGTGCAGtatgtggatgttggaacagttcgaaAGGATTGAGAAATGTGGACTATGGAGAGGTTTGTTTGTTGCCCGTTCATTTTCAGGGGAggggtaattccaggtaatcagggaattttctgaactgggaaacatgctggcttgaatttccaggttggatagagtgtgtggatggtggaacagttcaaattggatgagaaatgtggaatatgcagTTGTAATTTGcagtatatttcccattcatcgtCAACGGGGAGAAAATTCCTGCAAATTCCGGGAAAACATATTTTACGTTTGATATATGGAAAGCGTAGTGTGGGAGGATGAATTGAAAGgttggaatcggttaaaaaatggcccaaaatcttgaacattttgggcattgtagaactatgaatatgtccattcatttgaatgaaaatttcctagaaatttggggaaaaacgggagattttgaaaatatagataataccacaattgtcctagatgatatgaatgggttggtgttggaatttttcggaactgttgaaaaatgttgacgtggaAACAGTTTGAATGCGAATTGgtgtttcggaattcctggaatttcggtaaaaccgggaatttttaagaagaaaaaaatgacagcttttgttgtcccaactaagaggaatgttgtgaaggtagaatggtcaaaaacagttgaaaaatgtggactgtgaaaactttccaggaagaggtgaaaatagggctttggaaaaccgggtattctgggaatttctggaattttttggaacttagtagtttgattgtccaaggtgagatgagtgtgtggatagtggaacggtttgaatcggttgagaaatgtgggaattgtgaaagttaGAAAAATTacctattcattttcaatggaaaaTTGTCCCGGAAAATCGGGTAACCTGggatattttgaaaatgttttgaggGGAGCTCACGATTCCCGGTTGAGCCAAAGGTTTTGATAATGGAACGGTtccgatcggatgaaaactggGGGCTGTGGAATGTGCTTgctaacttggtgaagcagttggagcgtaGTACTGCCAgtttgcaccatactgaagcagaattatTCCGTTACACCAGCTAAGGATGTTAAAATatctaaacatttatccatgaaaatattgagaagctgtagatggtgtgtttgacatacAAGCAGCTAGAAATAGATACCATAGAAGTCCAGTACAAGGTAAATACTATAAATTTTTAttacataaaactactgtacttgtttgtactacattccgTTGTATTGTTTTACATAATACTTATTttctaaaagtatgttttttttaaaggcatgatGAATGTTAAAATGGTGATGTTTTGGGGGCCCAGCACCaattaatttgattttaaatCATTTAGCAATTCTAGTTTTTGAAGTACAAAGTGCAAACCAGGAACAATTAAAGTTGTATCCCGAGGTACTTGTGTATTTGTTGCACAGACAAGTGTCTTGTTGTTCACATACTGAAATTATTAGTGTTGATTAATGCAGTCCATTATATTCCCCCCATAAATATGGAATATTAAAAATGAAGTCCCAATTCACATTTTAAGAGCGGCAAAATCACCTCGATGGAATGATCCGTGTAAAAAAGGGTGTGCGATATGTATTAGGTAATAGAAGAATATTAATAACCATTGTAACGTCTGCTGCGTAGGACATGGCTGACTCTCGTCGCATTAACACAAACATCGGCGAGGAGGACTCAAGGTTGGGGGAGGAGCCTGCGTCCTCATGGCTCTCGGCCATCATCCTGTCGTCTGAGTTCTGGCCAACATTGAAGGAGGAGAAGCTGGAGCTGCCGCCGCTCATCTGCAGCGCCATGGAGGCGTACACGCGGCGCTACGAGAAGCTGAAGGTAACCACGGCCGCCACACGCATGTCGCTCAGGTGAGCGCGCCCTAACGTTGGCGTGCTTTCAGGCCATGAGGACGCTGAGCTGGAAGCCTCACCTGGGCTCCGTCACTCTGGACGTGGAGCTGGAAGACCGCACGCTGAGCAACCTTAACGTCTCGCCGGTCCACGCCGCCATCATCCTGCACTTCCAGGACAAGAGTGGAGTATTCCAACAGTCGCTTCGCCATTCCCGTGTTCCTTTCTTCATGAAGTCGTTGTGCATTAGGTTCGTGGACACTGGAGGAGCTGAGCGTGGAGCTGAGCGTTCCCAAAGAGGTGGTGCACAGGAAGCTGGCGCTGTGGCAGCAGCACGGCGTGCTGCGGGAGGAGGGCGGCGGGCGTTACAGCGTACTGGAGAGAGGATCTTCCACAGAGGAGATGGAGAGAGGAGTCATGCTGATCGACAGCGACGAGGAGAGAGACTCCAACACCACCACGCAGTCGGAGCAGCGCGAGGAGAAGCTGCAGGTAAAACGCACGCCGTCTGCGCCCATCTTGTTTTAAGACGTGTGGAGGAACACTCTCTTGTGCCTGCAGCTCTTCTGGGCCTACATCCAGGCCATGCTGACCAACCTGGACGCCATGACCCTGGAACGCATCCACTCCATGTTGAGGATGTTCGTCACCACGGGACCCGTCGTCACGGAGATGGACGTCAACGAGCTGGAGGCCTTCTTGCATAGGAAGGTCAGGGAGCATCAGCTGATGTTCTCTGCTGGGGTCTACAGACTTCCAAAGACCACCTGAGACCTTACACCGTGTTCAAGTGCCACAGGACATTCTGCGCCTGTTTTTTCTACTTCCTGACGTCAAAGCGTGGCAGACACGATGGAGGTAAGACTTTATTATAGTTAAAAAAATGAAAGCTCCTGGTCACATGTGTTAGTTTCTAGTAAGTTCCCTTTCGGTCAGTTGGATTGTGGCACAATAAAGTGCAAAAGTTTGTTTTTAACTTGCTGCTCCTCTAGTCCTAGACAAGTCCTTTCAAGCGTAAGAATAAGACAAGTAGAGGAGGCCGCAGGTCACTTCCTGTCCTCAGCAGCATTTCTTTCCTCGCTTCCTGCGGTCTCGCTCTCTCTGCGCATTGATGTTCACAGTGTCCTTGTCGCGCTCTCGATCCCGCTCGGCTCGGCTCTGGCTCTGCTTCTTGGCCCGCAGCACCATGTGGGTGAAGGCCATGAACATCTGGAGCAAAACAGAAAGACCTTCGTTTACAACAGCAGCACGACGCAAACAAACATCGACCAATCACCTCCTCCACGTTGATGTTCTCTTTGGCGCTGGTCTCGAACACGGGCACCCCCACCGACTCTCCAAACTGCAAAGCATCCTGGGTATCCACCTGCTTCCTTGAGGGGTCGTCGTTCTTGTTTCCCACTGGATGGAAACAAGATTAAAACATCTGATTTTTGCACATCATCGTCGTCATCGTGGGGACAAACTGACCTAGAACTTTGCAGACGTTGTCACAGTTCTGAGAGATCTCATTTAACCACCGCTTGACGTTGACAAAGGACTCAGGATTGGTGACGTCATACACGATGATGACACCGTGTGTGTTCCTGTAGTACctgctcaaacacacacacacactttaggtCAGGGGTGTTTAAACCTCGGCCTGTGGGCAATTTCAGTTTGGCCTGCGAGATATAAGTTTAATAAAAGCCCGTTGGGTGGCAACAAATTAATTTTGAATTTTCTAATTACTGcacatttgctgccatcttgtagaCAACGTGAGTAAAGCATGTCAACGACCATGAAGTTTACACAGCACAGCATTTCTTTATGACCTAATCCAAACAAACCTTCCGACTCATGGTGCGAACTGCAACCCACATAGAAAGtcaacacacacagtcacacataacacaatctgctcactgaactttgtggatattacaaCAAATGGCAAAGCACTATACATAATTCAAAATTAGACCCACTACAATacgtgatgggaaaatgcaaaactctCCACACTTGTTTGGcatattttagctgcttgatatttctgattgtttacaaaactttaaggaggtcgttacgaaagtaaacaaggtaggagtcaaactttcacatactcttaatatcaatttttttttattatacacACACGGCGTCTTTAGCCCGTGCAGAGACTAGTACGGTGCCGGTACCCCAAACTAAACGTTTCTTACGTTGACGTGATGGTTCGGAATCTTTCCTGGCCCGCGGTGTCCCAAATCTGCAGCTTGATGCGCTCGCCGCCGATGTCCACCGTTCGGATCTTGAAGTCCACGCCGATAGTTGTGATGTAGCTTCCTGTCAGACCACCAGGAGGCGCCAGTCAGAAGATACTTAAAAACTCCCCAATGCACCCATCATCCTTTTCTACTTAACAAAACTTTAAGGGAGCCTATGAAATTATTATTGTAAGAAAACTACTTGCAAATGCGTATCTCAATCTTTGCCTCTGTAATACGATTTACGTGtcctgtgttttaatttgtgtgtccggaTTTCGATTTGTGTGTGTGAGCATTTATTTAGATTTGTTTAAAGCCGGAACCCTAAAGGGctgtctttttcttttctttccatcACTTGCTGTCAGTAACAGTCCATGTTTAAGCAGTAACTTAGTTGTCAGAAGTATTTTTGTTTTCTTCAAATAAGTTCAGTAATGTTATCGGTCAACAAGTTCTTGTTTTTTTCGGCAGGTGTGTCACAGTGTTTAATGTTGACGTCAACACGGAATAACATGAGTGGGTGCAAGGCGCCGACGAGTGGTGCGTATAGGGAAAGAAAAGTTGAAGTTCCAGACAGAAGTTTTTTTACACATTCAGATCACTGCACGGACACAAGTCTTATacggcagaagtgtcgcaaaagtcacgtgtaaacaGGCATCCAATCAGGGTGCCTGTTTACACGTATCTGAATacacactttttttcttttcttttttttacacatggATCGAAATGCTGActgattttttgtattttttttttatatttttttttacacaaattatATTCAGTACAGACGCAAATTAAAACACGCACCCGTGGATATGATTACACACACactgattgagatacagacacacaaattacaaAGTACACGCACATGTGACTGAGATTACAGATGCAAAGATTGCGATACgcatttgcaaatagttttgctACATTAATACAGTACTTCCATAGGGGCCCCCTCATGGAGAATACTTTGTGACAATCTGAAAGTTCTGAGGTCAAAATGATCCAAGCCACCAGGGGGCTTTCTTTCTATAGTACGCTGCGATGGGTCAACCATTTGGGAACATCACCTCTCAGCGTTGTGCATGTGAAAAATATATCAGTAATAATAATGTAGACGCCAACTCACCAGAGAAGGAATTGTCAGCAAAGCGGAGCAGGAGGCTGCTTTTCCCGACATCTGGGGATCATGGAGGACAAAGCGAGTGATCAGACATGAAATATGAAGCGAGAGAAGACAACGTTTAACTTACTAGAGTCGCCGATGATGAGTAACTTAAAGAGATGATTGTAGTCTTTTCCCGCCATTATGACAACAAAGAAGAAGGCGTTGACGGGAGTCTGGGTCCTGTCCTTAGTCTTCAGACCAGGAAGCATCAGGAGACCATCAGCTCCAAAGTGGAGATCTGAGCTGCTCTTTGCTCCAGTCACTCATGGCTgcaccaatcacagctctgcatGCAAACATGAAGATTTCTCGCTCCTCGAGGACAACTATTCAAAAATCATCTTCCTCTTTTTGTCTGATGTTTGACAACAGGGTGAAGGGTCACTCATTTCTTTAGAAGAGGAGGCCTGGATGGAGACAAAAATGGAGACTTCTTGTTTCAAAACGAGGAAGGATTAGTTTCCATGACCACATTTTTAGTAAATACATCCATCACAGGAAGCTAGGGACTTTTTAACACACTTCTAAATAAATGagtcatgttaaaaaatatattttttccaaatgaGTGACTTGTTCAAGTTAAAGGATGAAAGTCTGATAGTAAATTAGATGAAAGACGTGATGAACTTAGATAAGAACTTTAATGGAAAACAAACAAGCCGGAACGTTATGTTACGTTTCGTTGTAAGCGGAAGTGAGAATGTCCCGCATTCCAAACGAAAAAAAAAACCCGTAAACGAGCCTCTTTATATTTAGCTTTGACTCATGTATCACATTATTTATACTCGGCATAGCGTCCGTGTAATTGCTAATAATGACAAGCATTGTTGAGCAAAGACTATCTtttagcaacaaaaaaaagttggcgAGACAATGTAACAGTTTGTTCATTAAAGAATGTTTGTTCTAAGAACAGCTCCACATTTGTTCACCCATCAGTCCACAAATATACAAAATGTACTTTTCTTATCTACAGAGATTAGACCTAAATAATGTCTCAGCGAGGCAAGTGGAACTTCCGTGTTTAAAAAATGCACTGGAACGCACCATCCCTAACCATCAGTCACGTGAATTACGTATAATTCCGTGTTTAAACTTCGCTAACTTTTAAATGAGCTGCTTAGATCACTTTAATGATGTGCTACAAAAATGGCTTTGATATCTATGAAGAGCAGCTGTATGCTAAGCTAGGCTAGCGCGATAGCGACGCAGTGACGTCACGACACAACACCTTCCGGCTTTGAGCCAAACTTCGTTGTAGCTTTTCGTCTTTCACATAGAAATATGAACAACATAAAATGTCACTTTGCTGTTGCTCATTTAGAACTACAGTAGCCGTTTTAGAGGAGATCTTTAATTCGGCAAACACATTTAGCACAAGAACTTCCATTTTGACAGTTTCAGCGCCCACTTTTCACGCAATGTTGGTGGATTCTGAGTGCTGAAAACAATGGAAAATTGAACGCAGTTCGTATGCTTTCCAGGAGACTCACTAAAAGGGATTTAGATCATGAAGAGTTATTGTTGGCTATTGTGTTGTTTGACAGCAAATAACGCCATCTTTTAAACATGTAGTCCGGTTATAGTCCAGAACCGGACCTGACGCGGACTAGGTGCCAACGAAACTTGACAAGACCTCAAATAAACTTGCCCAAATGTGTTAAACTCACTCATGTTGTGACAGCTGGTCGGCAGGTTCCGCGAAGGCCTGGTTCTGCTCGGTGGAGTCCGGCCGTCTGGTACCGACCACACCTGATGACCCGCTATCATAGCATGCTGCCTTCATGGTCTGTGGGACAAAGCGGTGTCAAACATACACTGAGAATTCAGcgacaaaatatgtaaaaaaaaaatcaaatgcgaTTCTTAACCCTTCCAATTAACAAAACTGGTATAACTAAGAATATTAGCAGAAATAATACATAAACAGCTTCCCCATGTAGAAGTGGGCGATTATGTTGCGTTTTGGGGAAATTAAAGTAAGACATTGTTCCAACGCCCAACTTTGGACTCAGTGATTGAGTAAGATTTgtatttaggataggataggatagactttattcatcccactAAGGGGAATGATGTGGTTGCAGTTCAGATTCAAAAAGTACACAAAAGAAAGGTAAAAACACACGCAAACAAGAGGAagacattaaagaacacaaaataCATTAAAGAGCACAGAGCTATTGCAACCAGCcaccacttctacatacagctacagaaGTACAACACAATCAATAAACCCCCCAAAAATGAGCAACATTAAATATTGCGCACATACGATTGCACCATGAAAGAGGCGCAaacaaaagtacaacaaaaaaatgagcaataaataaatattgcgCACATATGATTGGGCCATGAACGTGGTGccattctacatacagctacaaaagtacaaCACAACCAAAAAAAATACCCAAATTAGCAATAAATAAATAGTGCGcacatagaatagaatataaactactttattgatccctgggggaaattcagcaccacagttcgctcacaataaacaataaacacttaggtattttttacatgtgaataatatataaatacagtctattatacagcattattcacatgtgaataatataaatacagtctattatacattcaagtggcgaagttagtagagtggccgtgccagcaatcggagggttgctggttactggggttcaatccccaccttctaccatcctagtcatgtccgttgtgtccttgggcaagacacttcaccctttgctcttgatggctgctggttagcgccttgcatggcagttcccgccgtcagtgtgtgaatgtgtgtgtgaatgggtgaatgtggtaatactgtcaaagcgctttgagtaccttgaaggtagaaaagcgctatacaagtataacccatttataatttatttatttcaagtacagtcaaaaaggaacatatgcattatacagtctgatgccGCTCTCAGTCCGCtaccccagcaggccacggcgtacaagaaggcgcccgccaccatcgactcgtagaacatcttcaacatatttgtcatacttgccaaccttgagacctccaatttcgggaggtggggggggggcgtggttgggggaggggagcgtggttaagaggggagctgaaggtggcgtggcctccagctccgcctgaaaatcgggagattttcggtagaaaatttggcccgggaggttttcgggagaggcgctgaatttcgggagtctcatggaaaatccgggagggttggcaagtatgcattggaggaacgtctccctgcgcccccccccccccccgccccccgccctcacccacacaaagcacaccTCTTCTTTTCCatcgcagcgctgcaataaaacacactcagatcttctgtttctagtcgatactacataaaaaataacgtaaaataacgcagtaacgcatcatatagtaacggtaactgaattactgaatataaaaaataacgcgttagattactagttaccgccgaaact contains:
- the anapc2 gene encoding anaphase-promoting complex subunit 2, whose translation is MNEIVMESEPQFGVAEAWDNVTAALMCPGRTVDQNLSDSLVVLAGQGLGQLLASWLLETLQMRLSSSVVPEFWSGFRQVENELEERGRAWVLLTAFRTLLDRLQPFLVGLDRLGTWQDEGRDGLCGPGPGTLRERAYTVIRGLLLFPPSRVLQDRVLEFYSRTFSVYMKQEGQEGQGGAVGSEAPDAGSCPGCAVPNEECWCEEALKHLHELSHILSKMELLEWVSSDAVTSILHRLIERWMEQHCRGEYERSFLLDFQEWLELVVGWLGRVFASHIQGAASSSSVLKQWRCHMHQFFCRIYVNMRIEELFSIIRDFPESKAAIEDLKFCLERTNQRQQLLTSLKSTFESRLLHPGVHTSDILTVYISAIKTLRELDPSMVILQVACQPIRKYLRTREDTVRQIVDGLTGDAVTGCTDLASELSRGDPVTLEMQDSDEEGGDPESWTPDPTDAVADKSGPKRRSSDIISLLVSIYGSKDIFINEYRTVLADRLLQQLNYNTAREIRNVELLKLRFGESHMHFCEVMLKDMADSRRINTNIGEEDSRLGEEPASSWLSAIILSSEFWPTLKEEKLELPPLICSAMEAYTRRYEKLKAMRTLSWKPHLGSVTLDVELEDRTLSNLNVSPVHAAIILHFQDKSSWTLEELSVELSVPKEVVHRKLALWQQHGVLREEGGGRYSVLERGSSTEEMERGVMLIDSDEERDSNTTTQSEQREEKLQLFWAYIQAMLTNLDAMTLERIHSMLRMFVTTGPVVTEMDVNELEAFLHRKVREHQLMFSAGVYRLPKTT
- the LOC133620214 gene encoding ras-related protein Rab-35 produces the protein MLPGLKTKDRTQTPVNAFFFVVIMAGKDYNHLFKLLIIGDSNVGKSSLLLRFADNSFSGSYITTIGVDFKIRTVDIGGERIKLQIWDTAGQERFRTITSTYYRNTHGVIIVYDVTNPESFVNVKRWLNEISQNCDNVCKVLVGNKNDDPSRKQVDTQDALQFGESVGVPVFETSAKENINVEEMFMAFTHMVLRAKKQSQSRAERDRERDKDTVNINAQRERDRRKRGKKCC